The Verrucomicrobiota bacterium genomic sequence ATGTGCAGGACGTCCTCAGGATGGGAGCCGATACCGCCCAGCAAGCCGAAGACCGATTGCACCCACAGCGGCGGCTGAAGCAGCCCTCGGTCCAGGAAATGAGCGAGATTATAGAGATGCGAAATGTCGTAGCACTCGCATTCGAAGCGGGTCCCATTTTCCGCGCATGTGCGCAGGACGTATTCGATGTCCTGAAAGGAATTACGAAACACCAGGTCACGGCTGTTTTCCAGGTGCGCGCGTTCCCAGGCGAAACGGAAATCCTTGAAGCGCGCCAGCATCGGATACAGGCCGAAATTCATCGACCCCATGTTGAGTGAGGCCAGTTCGGGCCTGTACGCTGCGGCCGGTCGAACCCGCTCCTGGACCGTCATGTAGGGCGCACCGCCCGTAGTCAGATTGATAATGCAATCGCAGCACTGCCTGATCAGCTTCAGAAACGGAATGAAGGCTTCCGGCCGCTGGTCTGGTTGACCGGTTTCGGGATTACGGGCATGCAAATGAACGATCGCAGCCCCGGCTTCGACGGCGCCCACGGCAGCATCGGCAATCTCGTCAGCGGTTACGGGCAAGTAGGGCGACATCGACGGCGTATGGATGGCGCCGGTCACTGCGCAGGTGATGATGACTTTCTTGGCCTCGGCCATGGGATCAGTCCTTTCTTAATCGATTTCGGCGATTGAATCGGTCCACGCCCGGAGGCGCCCGCCGCGTTAACCTTTCAATGTTCGTGCCTTTTGCAAGTGCCTCGCGAGTTGGCCCGCCAACTCTGCACGGCACTTTTGGATTCAAGCCTGGCCCGAACGCGTTGCCATCCAATCCGGCCTCAAATGGCCGCACGTTTAAAAACCAGTGCGAAAGAGCCGCCATCCGCCGTGCTGGCGCGAATACCAAAGAGAAAGCAAGGAACCAAAGGATGGGAATCAAAGAAGCATTGGGTTTCGGGTCAGGCAAGAAGGTGCGTTACGCGATTGTGGGCGTGGGCGACATCGCTCAGGAAGACATGATGCCCGGCGTGGATCATACGGGCAACTCCGTCATTACCGCGCTGGTCACCTCCGATCCGAAAAAAGCGCAGGAATTAGGCCACAAGTACAAGGTTGAGGCGACTTTCGCCTACGAGGAATTCGCACGGGCGCTGGCGTCCGACACTTTTGACGCGATCTACCTGGCCACGCCGAATTGGCGGCATGCGGAGTTCATCATGCCCGCCCTGCGTGCGGGTATCCACGTGCTGAGCGAAAAGCCCCTGGAGGTTTCGACGGCCAAATGCAGGGAGATTCTTGACGTTGCCAAGGGTGCGCCGGCCAAGCTGATGGTTGCCTATCGGCTGCATTTTGAGCCCGGTACCTTGTCGACCATTGAAGTGGTTCGCTCCGGAGAACTGGGCGAAGTCCACAGCTTTACCTCGACCTTTGCACAACCGCTCGACCCGTCGAATCACCGCGCTCATTCCGGTGACCTGGCCGGTCCGGTGCTCGATATGGGCCCGTATCCGGTGAACGCCGCACGCTACATCTTCGGCGATGAACCGACGGAAGTGGTCTCGGCCGTGGGCACCCGGCATCCGGAAACCGGCTTCGACCAGAACTTTGACGACACCGTTGCAGTGACGCTCCGGTTCCCCGGCCATCGCCTGGCGCAGTTCAGCCTCAGCTATTACGGTGGGCCCGTGAACAGCTTTGTGGCGATCGGGCCTAAGGGTAGCGTGATGCTTGACCCGGCGTACATGTTCGGACAGCCCATGGAGCAAACGGTCACCATAGGCCAGGACAAGCGTACGAAAAGCTTCAAGAGCACGGACCATTTCGGCGGCGAGCTGAAGTACTTCTCCGATTGCATTCTCAACGGCACCGATCCTGAGCCGGACGGCGAAGAGGGGTATGCCGACGTCCGGGTCCTCGAGGGTGTGCTGGAAGCCTTGAAATCGGGCGGCGCGGTCCAGTTGCCGCCGTTTACCCGCACCAGGCGCATCGATACAAAGGCACAGAAGATAGAACTCCGAGCGGTCTCCACCCCGGATCTGGTCCACGCCTCCAACCCGGGCAAAGGGGTGGAAAAGTTGCCCAAGAATTAGGGCGGAACCGTGCCGTTCGCTCAACCGTCGGTATCCTTATTCCGGATTCAGGATCGGTTTTCGAACCCTTGGCAGGTTCAGCATCCCTGGCTTTTGGCTGGGCCTGCGCGGGTTTCCGGCGAGTTGTCGTTCCGTTAAACGCGCAAGCCGGACAAAGGGCAGGCCGATCAGCAGGTAGATCGCGGCGACCAGGAGGCCCGTTCCGAAATAGTCGAAGGTCTGGCTGGCGATCCGGTTATAGGCGCCCGTCAGCTCGATCAGCGTGACCATGGAGACCAGCGAGGAGTCCTTCAGCAGGGAAATAAAATCGTTGGTGATGGGCGGCAGAACGAACCGGAGCGCCTGAGGAAGAACCACGAACCGTAAACCTTGTAAGTGGGTCATGCCGAGGGCGCGCGCGGCTTGCATTTGACCTTTGGGAACGGCGAAAATGCCCGCACGGTAATTCTCGGCTTCGTAAGCAGCGTAGTTAAACCCGAGGCCGAGAACGCCGGCAGTGAAGGGTGAGAGTTTAAGGCCGATATTCGGCAGGCCATAAAAAATGATGAGGAGCTGGATCAACAGGGGCGTCCCTCTGATAAGTTCGATGTAACCTATGGCCAGCCACTGAAACGGCCATGGCCCATAGAGCCGCAGAATGGCGAGCATAAGGCCGGCTGCGATCGCGACCGCCATCCCGGCAACGGAGATCTCGAGGGTAAGGACAGCCGCTTGAACGAGCAGCGGCCAGGAGTCCAGGTAATGCGAGAGCCGAGTCCAGAGGGAGGCTGGTCCGCCGTGCGTGCGCACGAAAGCCTGGTACTCAAGATCAGGCACAGAGGCGGTTTCAGGCTGTCCGAAAGCGGTGGCCGCCGCCGGTGTCCAAAGCCCCCATCGGGACAGAATGTTGCGCAGTTCTCCGCTGGCGATCAATTCAGCCAACGCTTGGTTAAGGTCGCGCTGAAGCTGGTCGTTGCCTTTGCGGATGGCAATCCCATAAAGAATCCGGCCGAAAGGGGGGCCGCTGAGTTGAAGAGCCGGATCGGGTGCTGCGTAGTACTTTGCAATCGGAAAATCGAGCAGGACCCCAAAGATACGGCCGTTCGCGACATCTTGGTAAGCATTAACCTCCTGATCATAGACCTTGGTCACGACGCCCGGCGTGCTCTCGAGCATACGGAGCGCAGCCGTCTGATCCAGGGTACCAACTTGCTTTCCGCGTAGTTGATCGAGGGAGGTGATGGGTGCCACGCCGTGCCGCCCAGCAAATTGCTCGTACGTAACATAATAGGGGTTGGTGAACAGTACTTCCTCAGCTTTATCCGGGGTAACCTCGATACCGCAGATCACGCAGTCATAAAGGCCGCGACCAAGGCCGGGGATCAGCCCGGCCCAGTCGTTTTGCACAAACTCCGCATTGCGTCCGAGGCGGTGGGCGATGGCTTCTATGATCTCGTATTCGAATCCGGCCAGTTTATTATCGGGACCGTAAAATGTGTAAGGAGCGTTGCTGTTAGGGTCGGCGGCCCAGCGCAGGGCCGGAGCCGGTTCGCAGCGGAGGACACCTCCGGTCAAAATCAACGCAAACAAGATCGGCCAGACTCGTGTTCTCCTTCGGAGCACTCGACGCATTTGGGGTTCCGCTTTCACAAATTTGCCTTTGGTATTCGTCTGATTTGCTATGCCCGCAGATCGGCAGGGTCGAATATTGTAAGTGCCCGGTAAACAGATTCTCCAGCCGGAGGATATTGCCAGCAGGCGCCGGGCTTTGGGGCAACAATTTCCTGCTTGAATTAGCAACTGCGGCCTGCCCATTCCCGGCGCGGCAACGTTGCTGAGGCACGCAGACCTCAACATGCCGCGCGGTTACGTGACCGTCTACGAAGAGGAAACGGCCGCGCCGTCAGGCCCACCCCGCCCGGCATCGCGCGTACCGCCCACCGCACGAAAACCACGAACCGACCGCGGCCGCGTGGACGGACCTCGGGCGGCACTTCCTGCGCCAAGTGCCGGCAGCCGTCGGTTCAGCAGCAGGAATCGAGCGAAGAGGCGAAATATACGTATGAGCGAATCTACGAATCCGCTCCCTCCATCGTCGAATCGAGTCACCCAGGTTCCTGAGGGCTTCCAGGCCTACTGCAGGGACGAGTTGATCGGTACCTACTCCACGGAACAACGCGCTTGGGATGAGATCCAGCGACTCCTTGCGCGAGGTCCGCAACAGGACAGTTCGCCCGAGCAGCCGCAAGCCAACCAACGACCGTTAACGGGTGACGGGCCGGTGGCACCCCCGGGCGGAACGGTTTAACGGCAGCGCTCCACCTGTCGGGAAGCGCCTGCCGCGAGGGCCTGGGAGCTTTCCTTTTGGGCCTCGAAGATGGGCCGGCGGCCGGGGCGCCAGCCATGGTGCTTAGCGCTCCTCGCCCTCCGTACCTCCGCTCGGGCCGCGTCGATAGATCACCAATGACTTATACTCCTCGTGAAAGATCAAACGTTGGGTGGCGATGTACTCTTTCAACGTTCTTGTCGTCAGGTTAAAGCCGTTCGATCCCTTGTAAAAAAACACAAGCCCGCCCTCGCTCAGCTTCCGCAAGAACATGCCTAACAACGAACGGTCGTTCAGGTGCGCGTACCGCTGCTTTTTCTCATCGTAAAATTCGTGTAAATGAAACAATGTGACCAGGTCGAACATCGGCAATAATGCCTCGCTGAGCGTGTAGATATCGGTGAACAGCACTTTATAGTGTCGAGCCGCCGCCGGATTCGCTACAATGAAGTCAACGTAGCGGCTGTGCTCCTCCGGAGAGGCAGTTACTGCGAGGACCTCATTCGGCCCCTCTGCCTCAAGATTGGCTCTGCCCAGGAGATGATGAGCCCCGGAGCCGAAATGAAAGATGGCGCGTTTAGAAATCTGGCGAGTTCTCAGGTAGCTGACGAAGTCAACGTCACACGGACACACGAAGGGCAGCAACGGCCACGAGCGGTTCCAATAGTTGAGTTTTATCCCGTCGACTCCCGCCACCGTGGCCTTTTTGCGCTTGGTCCGGTATACGCAGACTCCCAAGCCGATGAGCGTTCCGGCCATTGTCCCGACCGTGGTAAGCCTAAGCGGCTGACGGCAGGGAGCGAAAACCTTTCCCAGGCCGGACATTGATCGGACGATGCCGCGGGCGGTTTTGTCGATGCCTGCGCCCTGCGGCGGCCGTGCCAGGCTTTCGCGATCAAGCAGTCGCGTGCTGTTCTTGAACAACATCAAAAGAGCCTTTCGTGACAAGCCGGTACGGGTGAACCTTTCGAGCATGGGATTTCTCTCGGGAATCGATCGGGCCAACGGCGGAACGCTTCAAGGTGTAGCCGTAAATTTTTGTGAGGGTCCGGAGGTGGAGGCGGGTTGATCCAAGGTATCTCCCGCCTGTCTGCGGGCGATCCTTTCATCCAGATGCGTTCGACCCGGGGCCAAACCCCGACTCTCACCGAATGGTGCCCGTTCCGGCGACAAACCGATGGGCGGACTGCAAGCCCTCGTTTTTGCTATCTCGGGCTTGCGCAACGAGCGCCCATGCGCGGCGAAGGTCATCCGTCCGCATCGACCGGCACGACTCCTGATCGGCTGCGGGCGTGCAGTTCCAAACCGGGCGCAATTCTTCTTTTCCTGCCCAAACCTCTGGCTTATAGCTCGTTAGGCTATGAGGCTTCCTCTCTTCCCTTGAAGAAAGTGCCTTCCGGTCAAGACCCTTACCTCACCCCGAACACGGTAGCGTTGGCGCTTTATGAGCAGCGAAACCAGTTTTCCAGAAAAAATCAGCGGAATCGGCCATCTGCGCGAGCCTTTCCGAACCGCGTTCAGAAGTGAGCTTGGTCCGGGCGAACTGATCAAGGCTTTGATCTACAGCCCTCCGTTCTCAACGGCCTCCTTTAAAGCCGCCGCCTCCGTGATGGTGGTTACCGCCGACCGATGGGTGATCGCCTGGGAAGAGAACCGGCAGATTTGGATGGAAGCCGCGGACTTTTCGGACACCCTGTTTATCGAATTGACCATCATCCTCTTGTACGGGCAGCTCAAAGTCGATTTTCTGAAGGAGGGGACGCCTTCGTCGGTGACCGTTTATTTCAACACCGTCAGAGAAAAGTACTACCAGGAGGCTGTGGAATTGCTGCTTGGCGGGATTGCCACCGAATCCAGAGGAAAAAGCCAGGCCGGAGAGGTGAAAAAGAACGAGCGGGTCGTCAGCGATTGGCCCATTAAATTTCGTAACGTGGCATTGAGGTACTCGCCCATCGCACGGCAACTAATGTCCGGCTTGTATTGGGATGCGCTTTATGGGGGCGGCAACCGCGAACTCTCCCCGGCTTCCGCGCTCGTGCGGACGGAAAAAGAGTTGCTTCTGATTGCAGAGGAAAAATTGCCCGGCCGGTTTCACTTTCGCCGTGATCAGAAATTTGGCGAAATCATCACTTATTTCCCGCTGGCGCATTTGGCCAACTATCGCATCCTCGAACGCCGGCGGGTGGATACCCTTACTCTGCTCGTCCACGCCGGCTACGGCGGAGAAACGCTTGAGATTACATTTCCAACAGAAAAGCGTGGGCGGATGGTTGAATTGATGCGATCGATCATGCTTGAGTGGCCGTTGTCCGCCGGGGATGACGCGGGCGCGTGACGCTGTAGCGTTTACCAAGCCTCCATTGAGGCGGAGACTAACGCACGCTGCGGGTTGGTCGCCGGAGGATGCTCCGTACTTGGTTGAATCGGCCTTCGGCCCAACGGGCCATCAAACCGTCCCCCCGGCCTGTTGGGCCTAGAACGTTTATATGGTCCAGTAGGTTTAAATCTGGCAGGGCACCTGGGAAGGAAGGCAAAAATTTTACCTCCACGGCCCTCGAAATAATATTACACCGGTTTCCAAGCCGGTTGAAACGGGGCACCATGCGTTTTGCTTGGGACGGACGTGGGACCCGGGTTACTATGCGTGCACATGCCGA encodes the following:
- a CDS encoding 3-keto-5-aminohexanoate cleavage protein, with the protein product MAEAKKVIITCAVTGAIHTPSMSPYLPVTADEIADAAVGAVEAGAAIVHLHARNPETGQPDQRPEAFIPFLKLIRQCCDCIINLTTGGAPYMTVQERVRPAAAYRPELASLNMGSMNFGLYPMLARFKDFRFAWERAHLENSRDLVFRNSFQDIEYVLRTCAENGTRFECECYDISHLYNLAHFLDRGLLQPPLWVQSVFGLLGGIGSHPEDVLHMKRTADRLFGNQYRWSVLGAGRNQMPVAAMAAAMGANVRVGLEDSLWIGPGELAESNAAQVRRVRQILEGLNLEIATPADAREILQLKGGDQVGF
- a CDS encoding Gfo/Idh/MocA family oxidoreductase — protein: MGIKEALGFGSGKKVRYAIVGVGDIAQEDMMPGVDHTGNSVITALVTSDPKKAQELGHKYKVEATFAYEEFARALASDTFDAIYLATPNWRHAEFIMPALRAGIHVLSEKPLEVSTAKCREILDVAKGAPAKLMVAYRLHFEPGTLSTIEVVRSGELGEVHSFTSTFAQPLDPSNHRAHSGDLAGPVLDMGPYPVNAARYIFGDEPTEVVSAVGTRHPETGFDQNFDDTVAVTLRFPGHRLAQFSLSYYGGPVNSFVAIGPKGSVMLDPAYMFGQPMEQTVTIGQDKRTKSFKSTDHFGGELKYFSDCILNGTDPEPDGEEGYADVRVLEGVLEALKSGGAVQLPPFTRTRRIDTKAQKIELRAVSTPDLVHASNPGKGVEKLPKN
- a CDS encoding ABC transporter permease subunit (The N-terminal region of this protein, as described by TIGR01726, is a three transmembrane segment that identifies a subfamily of ABC transporter permease subunits, which specificities that include histidine, arginine, glutamine, glutamate, L-cystine (sic), the opines (in Agrobacterium) octopine and nopaline, etc.), with the protein product MRRVLRRRTRVWPILFALILTGGVLRCEPAPALRWAADPNSNAPYTFYGPDNKLAGFEYEIIEAIAHRLGRNAEFVQNDWAGLIPGLGRGLYDCVICGIEVTPDKAEEVLFTNPYYVTYEQFAGRHGVAPITSLDQLRGKQVGTLDQTAALRMLESTPGVVTKVYDQEVNAYQDVANGRIFGVLLDFPIAKYYAAPDPALQLSGPPFGRILYGIAIRKGNDQLQRDLNQALAELIASGELRNILSRWGLWTPAAATAFGQPETASVPDLEYQAFVRTHGGPASLWTRLSHYLDSWPLLVQAAVLTLEISVAGMAVAIAAGLMLAILRLYGPWPFQWLAIGYIELIRGTPLLIQLLIIFYGLPNIGLKLSPFTAGVLGLGFNYAAYEAENYRAGIFAVPKGQMQAARALGMTHLQGLRFVVLPQALRFVLPPITNDFISLLKDSSLVSMVTLIELTGAYNRIASQTFDYFGTGLLVAAIYLLIGLPFVRLARLTERQLAGNPRRPSQKPGMLNLPRVRKPILNPE